The proteins below come from a single Vitis vinifera cultivar Pinot Noir 40024 chromosome 9, ASM3070453v1 genomic window:
- the LOC104880294 gene encoding putative F-box/LRR-repeat protein At5g41840, translating to MAEEQIDQISQLPDDILRSILSLLPTRDLARTNLVSKAWRKLFAFSSLPILMFKSSDFLVAPCKDTDVSSFINAIDSYLKLRQKDASLEKLRLHVHLNDVESLIDSWINAALERKVKELDLFILPRGRARRKPYSLPAKIFAAIKITVLSLQRVIMEIYGDIDLSTLRKLYLGEI from the coding sequence ATGGCGGAGGAGCAAATTGATCAAATATCGCAACTGCCTGATGACATATTGAGAAGTATCTTGAGTTTACTTCCCACTAGGGACCTTGCTCGAACCAATTTGGTGTCAAAGGCATGGCGAAAGCTATTTGCTTTTTCCTCTCTCCCAATTTTGATGTTCAAGTCTTCGGATTTTCTCGTTGCACCTTGCAAAGACACTGATGTCTCCTCCTTTATCAATGCCATCGATTCCTACCTAAAACTCCGTCAGAAAGATGCAAGTCTTGAGAAACTTCGGCTCCATGTGCATCTCAATGACGTCGAATCGCTGATAGACTCGTGGATCAACGCGGCACTTGAGAGGAAGGTGAAGGAACTGGATCTATTTATACTACCCAGGGGAAGGGCGAGAAGAAAGCCTTATAGCTTGCCGGCTAAAATTTTTGCTGCCATAAAAATTACTGTTCTCAGTTTACAGCGTGTCATAATGGAAATCTATGGTGATATAGATCTTTCGACGCTACGAAAGTTGTATTTAGGAGAAATCTAG